The following proteins are co-located in the Deinococcus aerolatus genome:
- a CDS encoding transposase, whose amino-acid sequence MIPTKLRWEHLSVIGAITTGGQFLHHTHRGAVRSPGVVTFLEHVLRHVDGEVIVVLDRAMIHRSKAVQAFVHLHERLSLVYLPPYAPELNSTLLIWADLKRNVVGNFCAMSVSELKKRLTVGWQRIRRKALSLAFIRGTPFTASLLT is encoded by the coding sequence ATCATCCCCACGAAACTCCGCTGGGAACATCTGTCTGTGATCGGCGCCATCACGACAGGTGGGCAGTTCCTGCACCACACGCACCGCGGCGCGGTGCGCTCACCAGGGGTCGTGACGTTCCTGGAGCATGTGCTGCGACATGTGGACGGCGAGGTGATCGTGGTGCTGGATCGCGCCATGATCCACCGGTCGAAAGCGGTGCAGGCGTTCGTGCACCTGCACGAACGCCTGTCCTTGGTCTACCTGCCGCCGTACGCGCCGGAACTGAACTCCACCCTGCTGATCTGGGCCGATCTCAAGCGGAATGTCGTGGGGAATTTCTGCGCGATGTCGGTGAGCGAGTTGAAGAAACGGCTGACGGTAGGCTGGCAACGCATTCGGCGCAAGGCTCTGTCGCTGGCATTCATCCGGGGAACCCCATTCACCGCGTCGCTACTGACTTAA
- a CDS encoding DUF1775 domain-containing protein — protein sequence MRTLTSFLAMAVLAFGASASAHAVVRTDLGSAESALGATEMYRLQVPNESAATSATTEVRMLIPAGFTLSRTVQAPGWQRRFEKDAGGKITAVIWSGHIDLQEIARFYFQGTNPKEATSLSWKVYQKYEDGTVTAWDDATKDFPASSITVK from the coding sequence ATGCGTACACTCACCAGCTTCCTCGCGATGGCCGTCCTCGCCTTCGGAGCCAGTGCCTCCGCCCACGCGGTGGTGCGTACAGACCTGGGTTCCGCCGAGAGTGCCCTGGGGGCAACCGAGATGTACCGCTTGCAGGTGCCGAACGAGAGCGCGGCGACGAGCGCGACCACCGAAGTTCGGATGTTGATCCCTGCAGGCTTCACCTTGTCCCGCACAGTCCAGGCACCGGGATGGCAACGCCGCTTCGAAAAGGATGCGGGCGGGAAGATTACCGCGGTGATCTGGAGCGGTCACATTGATCTGCAGGAGATCGCGCGCTTCTACTTCCAGGGAACGAATCCGAAAGAAGCAACCAGCCTGAGCTGGAAGGTCTATCAGAAGTACGAGGATGGCACGGTGACGGCCTGGGACGATGCCACCAAGGACTTCCCGGCGTCATCCATCACCGTGAAGTAA
- a CDS encoding IS630 family transposase, producing the protein MTISFWRLSRLTRTQQEERRLAAQSALPDSGRTTRDLAQQFGMAEFTIRAWRARLNRDGQEALRASRATARPQRLTAAQQDEIGTMINGDPRSHGFETSGWTIPKIRHVIGVAYGVWLDRAHLSRKLRRWGFTYQRPALRAVERNENDIATWVRVQREALEKKVAEGAPLVFLDESDFSLKTTKGRYVPGDGVGGRPSSPRNSAGNICL; encoded by the coding sequence GTGACGATTTCCTTCTGGCGGCTCAGCCGCCTCACTCGCACCCAACAGGAAGAACGGCGCCTTGCCGCCCAGTCCGCCCTCCCCGACTCCGGCCGCACGACCCGCGACCTGGCCCAGCAGTTCGGCATGGCCGAGTTCACAATCCGTGCGTGGCGTGCTCGGCTGAACCGCGATGGACAGGAAGCGCTGCGCGCTTCCCGCGCCACAGCTCGACCACAGCGCCTGACTGCAGCGCAGCAGGACGAAATTGGGACCATGATCAATGGTGACCCCCGGTCGCACGGCTTTGAGACCAGTGGCTGGACGATTCCGAAGATTCGCCACGTGATCGGCGTGGCCTACGGCGTGTGGCTGGATCGGGCGCACCTCTCCCGGAAACTCCGGCGCTGGGGGTTCACGTATCAGCGGCCCGCACTGCGGGCCGTGGAGCGTAACGAAAACGACATCGCCACCTGGGTTCGCGTGCAGCGAGAGGCGCTGGAAAAAAAAGTCGCTGAGGGCGCCCCCCTGGTGTTTCTGGACGAAAGCGACTTCAGTTTGAAAACGACGAAGGGAAGGTACGTACCTGGGGACGGTGTGGGCGGACGCCCATCATCCCCACGAAACTCCGCTGGGAACATCTGTCTGTGA
- a CDS encoding alpha/beta fold hydrolase, translated as MATFVLVHGGWSGGWVWRAVSKELRCHGHDVYTPTLTGYGERSHLLSPAVSLATFLDDVLNVIRFEDLLDVILVAHSLNGPLAQGLASFQPSVFAQLVLLDAFFVRPGDRTVDAFEPAFASTIQAWVDAAGQGWFVPQLQPDQDSIDATEGRGRHTAMPWNPYLEPVAVRAKLTTVLPCTFILCTEKPASPTDTAILASAQRAREDSWTLIELRSGHVPMWTAPTELARLLADLTS; from the coding sequence ATGGCAACATTTGTGCTTGTGCATGGGGGCTGGTCCGGCGGCTGGGTCTGGCGTGCGGTGTCCAAAGAGCTTCGCTGCCACGGGCATGACGTGTATACCCCGACCCTGACCGGCTACGGTGAGCGCTCGCATCTGCTCAGTCCTGCCGTTTCGCTGGCCACGTTCCTAGATGATGTCCTGAACGTCATCCGCTTTGAGGACCTTCTTGACGTCATCCTGGTCGCGCACAGCTTAAACGGCCCACTGGCTCAGGGTCTGGCCTCCTTCCAGCCGTCTGTCTTTGCACAGCTGGTTCTTCTCGACGCCTTTTTTGTTCGACCTGGGGACCGGACTGTCGATGCCTTCGAGCCTGCGTTCGCGTCAACTATCCAGGCCTGGGTGGATGCCGCGGGCCAGGGCTGGTTCGTTCCTCAACTGCAACCCGATCAGGACAGTATCGATGCCACAGAAGGTCGGGGGCGGCATACGGCCATGCCCTGGAACCCCTATCTGGAACCGGTGGCGGTGCGTGCCAAGCTCACCACCGTGCTGCCTTGCACCTTCATCCTGTGTACTGAAAAGCCGGCCTCACCGACAGATACTGCCATCCTTGCCTCAGCGCAACGTGCACGCGAAGACAGTTGGACCCTGATCGAACTCAGGTCCGGGCACGTCCCCATGTGGACGGCTCCCACCGAGCTGGCGCGTCTGCTCGCGGATCTCACCAGTTAA